One Nocardia iowensis DNA window includes the following coding sequences:
- a CDS encoding MoaF-related domain-containing protein yields the protein MALRIFGSRFLAYMDDYVATLRYESETRLTITVLEGADAGHCETVEIAMVELRPGLFFNTWRERGGTVIAQIADFANGVVRAVAVSVEGDAVILSGTLRLLGVAADEQWPNGR from the coding sequence ATGGCGCTGCGGATATTCGGTAGTCGCTTCCTTGCCTACATGGATGACTACGTCGCCACGCTGCGCTACGAGTCCGAGACCCGTTTGACGATCACGGTGCTGGAGGGAGCCGACGCGGGCCATTGCGAAACCGTCGAGATCGCCATGGTGGAGCTGCGTCCGGGCTTGTTCTTCAACACCTGGCGGGAGCGCGGCGGCACTGTGATCGCGCAGATCGCCGATTTCGCCAACGGCGTGGTGCGCGCGGTGGCGGTGTCGGTCGAGGGTGACGCGGTGATCCTCTCCGGGACGTTACGGCTGTTAGGTGTTGCGGCCGACGAGCAGTGGCCGAACGGTCGCTAG
- a CDS encoding AfsR/SARP family transcriptional regulator: MSNTEMTLLRLSMLGPVEVWFGADPVAIQQQKPQMLLAMLARGAGRVVSIDELIDGLWGIDDSPDSAVATIRNFVWSVRRQLSVHQDDSTDALVSVRGGYRLALPVDTDADAAERLRVTAEMARAAGHLDAADRDVLAALALWRGDPLSGAPGPWAAAERARLRRLRRTLQELSIEIASATGEHDRAITEVESLRIADPHCERLTALMMTALHESGRRTEALTVYLDARRQLVADLGLEPGAALTALHHRILTDEVAPRRCEICAS; encoded by the coding sequence GTGTCGAACACGGAGATGACGTTGTTGCGGCTTTCGATGCTCGGACCCGTGGAGGTGTGGTTCGGCGCGGATCCGGTGGCGATCCAGCAGCAGAAGCCGCAAATGCTGCTGGCGATGCTGGCCCGGGGCGCCGGCCGGGTGGTGTCGATCGACGAGCTGATCGATGGCCTGTGGGGTATCGACGACAGTCCTGATTCGGCGGTCGCGACCATTCGCAATTTCGTGTGGTCGGTGCGACGGCAGTTATCCGTTCATCAGGACGACAGCACCGATGCTCTCGTATCGGTTCGCGGCGGCTATCGCCTGGCGCTGCCCGTCGATACCGATGCCGATGCCGCCGAGCGGCTTCGGGTCACGGCGGAAATGGCACGCGCCGCAGGACATCTCGATGCCGCGGACCGGGACGTTCTTGCCGCACTGGCACTGTGGCGCGGCGATCCGTTGTCCGGGGCGCCCGGGCCGTGGGCGGCGGCCGAACGGGCGAGGCTACGGCGGCTGCGCCGGACGCTGCAGGAGTTATCGATCGAAATCGCCTCGGCGACAGGAGAACACGACCGTGCGATCACGGAGGTGGAATCGTTGCGGATCGCCGATCCACACTGCGAACGGCTGACTGCGCTGATGATGACGGCGCTACACGAAAGCGGTCGTCGCACCGAGGCATTGACTGTCTACCTCGACGCCAGGCGACAACTCGTGGCGGATCTCGGCCTGGAGCCGGGTGCTGCGCTGACCGCGCTGCACCATCGAATACTCACCGATGAGGTCGCGCCACGACGCTGCGAGATCTGCGCTTCCTAG